One window of Caldisericum exile AZM16c01 genomic DNA carries:
- a CDS encoding ABC transporter substrate-binding protein, whose protein sequence is MKRLFSLILVVVLIFTLFPKMQIKGASYVPMGTFEFKGGSNTFKIDSFEKKIDVAPVLKGDTLFVPIRTVIEELGGTISYNPRDKSIPITLNDIKVTLWLNKSEAVLNGKSVNIEMPILKNGRTLVSQKDIVNLFGGSLNSNSIEIPKQLIVAYDTTGRKIIVPKKINKIVSLYPMATLLLFPLNMQDKISAMPSAKVLNMDNFSKVFPKAKNVPNGGDYRNPNVETILSFKPDLVITNATTPINKLVEAGIPVALLDVESVSGILKSTQFLGTILGKDADAKKVLVYINSKLQYIESKTKYLQNKKKVYFALGKLTQTAGSTLIQNEIIARSGGISVTSTLKGGKVDVSVEQILNYNPDYIILAPYCSDTVQSVLSNSVLQNVNAVRNKKVFVMPQFIGSYDLPELESVLGIMWLSNVLYPNEVNFNLRNESKEFYDKIFNYNLTDEDLKYIFGS, encoded by the coding sequence ATGAAAAGATTATTTTCGTTAATTCTTGTTGTTGTGCTTATTTTTACACTTTTTCCAAAGATGCAAATTAAAGGTGCATCGTATGTGCCAATGGGCACTTTTGAATTTAAGGGAGGTTCAAACACATTCAAAATTGATAGCTTTGAGAAGAAAATTGATGTTGCACCAGTTTTAAAGGGTGATACACTTTTTGTCCCCATAAGGACAGTTATTGAAGAATTGGGTGGCACAATTTCATACAACCCAAGGGATAAATCCATTCCAATTACTCTTAATGACATTAAGGTTACTTTATGGCTTAACAAAAGCGAAGCAGTTTTAAATGGCAAAAGTGTAAATATCGAAATGCCTATTCTTAAAAATGGACGCACACTTGTATCTCAAAAAGATATCGTAAATCTTTTTGGAGGAAGTTTAAATTCAAATTCAATTGAAATTCCAAAGCAACTTATTGTTGCGTATGACACAACTGGAAGAAAGATAATCGTGCCAAAGAAAATTAATAAAATTGTTTCCCTTTATCCTATGGCAACCTTGCTACTGTTTCCTTTAAACATGCAGGATAAAATTTCAGCAATGCCATCTGCAAAGGTTTTGAATATGGATAATTTTTCAAAAGTTTTCCCTAAGGCAAAAAATGTTCCAAATGGTGGAGACTACAGAAACCCCAATGTTGAGACAATTTTATCTTTTAAGCCAGACCTCGTTATTACTAATGCAACAACGCCAATTAATAAACTTGTTGAAGCGGGTATTCCTGTTGCCCTACTTGATGTTGAGTCAGTTTCAGGTATCCTTAAGTCAACGCAATTTTTGGGGACTATTCTTGGAAAAGATGCAGATGCAAAAAAGGTTCTTGTGTATATAAACTCGAAACTTCAATACATTGAAAGTAAGACAAAGTATTTACAGAATAAAAAGAAGGTGTATTTTGCACTTGGAAAACTCACGCAAACGGCAGGCTCAACACTCATTCAGAATGAAATTATTGCACGTTCCGGCGGCATAAGTGTTACATCAACGCTTAAAGGTGGAAAGGTTGATGTATCGGTTGAGCAAATTTTAAACTACAACCCTGATTATATTATACTTGCTCCATACTGCTCTGATACAGTGCAATCGGTTCTTTCGAATAGCGTCCTTCAAAATGTGAATGCAGTGAGAAACAAAAAAGTCTTTGTGATGCCGCAGTTTATTGGCTCGTATGACCTTCCTGAGTTAGAGTCTGTGCTTGGTATTATGTGGCTTTCAAATGTTCTTTATCCAAACGAAGTTAATTTCAATTTAAGAAATGAATCAAAGGAGTTCTACGATAAGATATTTAACTATAATTTAACTGATGAGGATCTAAAGTATATATTTGGAAGTTAA
- a CDS encoding ABC transporter ATP-binding protein produces the protein MIKIENLNFGYFDTEVLKGLSIEVREGEILALLGPNGSGKTTLLKILSKILEPKGGTVLIFGKDIRHYSYNELAKTVSMVPQIHRANQPYTVFDVVLMGRNPQMDSMFPRESDKRIALSILEELGILHLRDRPYTDISGGELRLVLIARALAQESKIMLLDEPTAFLDFKNASVVLQKIVELKEKRGKTIIVTLHDPNEALSVADRILLMKRGEIVQIGTPEEVLSEKNLKYVYGIDVEKISINGKTFIYAK, from the coding sequence ATGATAAAGATTGAGAATCTGAATTTTGGATATTTTGATACGGAAGTACTCAAAGGTCTCTCAATAGAGGTTAGGGAGGGCGAAATACTTGCCCTCCTTGGCCCAAACGGAAGCGGTAAGACTACACTTTTAAAAATTTTATCGAAAATTCTTGAGCCAAAGGGTGGAACTGTCCTTATCTTTGGAAAGGATATAAGACACTATTCCTATAATGAACTTGCAAAGACTGTTTCAATGGTGCCGCAGATTCACAGGGCAAATCAACCATATACCGTTTTCGATGTAGTTTTAATGGGAAGAAATCCACAGATGGATTCAATGTTTCCAAGGGAATCTGATAAGAGGATTGCGCTTTCAATATTAGAAGAATTGGGGATACTGCACCTTAGGGACAGGCCATATACGGATATAAGTGGCGGAGAATTAAGACTTGTCCTCATTGCAAGGGCATTAGCGCAGGAATCAAAAATAATGCTTTTAGATGAACCTACGGCATTCCTTGATTTTAAAAATGCATCTGTAGTCCTTCAAAAAATTGTTGAACTCAAAGAAAAAAGGGGGAAAACAATTATTGTAACTTTGCACGACCCGAATGAAGCGCTTTCGGTTGCTGACCGCATACTTCTTATGAAAAGGGGTGAAATTGTCCAGATTGGTACACCTGAGGAAGTGCTCAGTGAGAAAAATCTCAAATACGTTTACGGAATCGATGTCGAAAAGATTAGTATAAACGGAAAAACTTTCATCTATGCAAAATAA
- a CDS encoding cation-translocating P-type ATPase, with the protein MDQQEVSVGLSTQEAKERLEKFGRNIIFKKSKISFFETFKHEVTEPMILLLIVVGVLYSIWGKLVDAITIFAIILALVLTEVFNEYRAKKTIDALEKLSAPKAKVIRDGKVTEIDTEEVVKDDILVLTPGTKVAADAVVEISLGLETDDSALTGESLPQKKEKGSMVYAGTVVLSGEGHAKVVETGKNTKMGQIAESIKTVKPPRTQLQLAMKSLSGKLVYVAIFFSIFIPLLGILRGQNFKQMVLTGLSLSFATIPEELPIIITMVLALGSYTLSRNNLLIKRLRAAETLGTVTIIVTDKTGTITEGKMKVASLFPVGQEKELLEKAFAATPLYTTNPIEIAIGEKAKEIGVKLDSEIYREGGVRGGRNTRSNIRKSNGVFEVFTIGAPEDVINISKDAPSNVKQFLDNEASLGRMVVGVAYKRIDESQKDKPFEEIENDMDFVGLISFEDPPRAGVEETISKVNKAHVRTMIVSGDYPLTVSAIGHAVGINCNEVITGVELDKMSDEVLREKVKKSCIFARSTPQHKYRIVKALQDNGDVVAVTGDGINDAIALKAADVGIAMGIKGTDVAKEAADAVLADDNYITITKGLFEGRKFYDNLKKGIKYYLTIKSALILVFLIPVILGLPMPFAPILIIVLELFMDLAASAGFVAEPAEKDIYVRPPRDPKENLFNTRTLLDIAVSSFLLFIGVLGVYLYARHITTDVKVMQTFAFSAWMFGYVLLAFTSRSEHEPLLSQGVFKNIIIDLWAILALAFILMGIYVPSIGNALNLAYIKPIELFLVFLVMFVLIGLLELRKYIAKRSY; encoded by the coding sequence ATGGATCAACAAGAAGTGAGTGTTGGTTTAAGCACTCAAGAAGCAAAAGAGCGGTTGGAGAAATTTGGAAGGAATATCATATTTAAAAAGTCAAAAATAAGTTTCTTTGAAACATTTAAGCATGAAGTGACAGAGCCGATGATACTTCTCCTTATAGTGGTTGGTGTGCTTTATAGCATCTGGGGGAAACTTGTTGATGCAATTACGATATTTGCAATTATCCTTGCACTTGTCTTGACAGAGGTTTTTAACGAATATAGGGCAAAGAAAACTATTGATGCTCTTGAGAAACTCTCTGCACCGAAGGCAAAAGTTATAAGAGATGGAAAAGTTACAGAAATAGATACGGAAGAGGTTGTAAAAGATGATATTCTCGTTCTTACTCCTGGAACAAAAGTTGCAGCAGATGCAGTTGTAGAGATTTCGCTTGGCCTTGAGACGGATGACTCGGCTCTTACAGGTGAATCCCTTCCACAGAAAAAAGAAAAGGGAAGCATGGTTTATGCGGGAACCGTTGTTTTAAGTGGTGAAGGTCACGCAAAGGTCGTTGAGACAGGAAAAAACACAAAAATGGGGCAAATTGCGGAGAGCATAAAAACAGTTAAGCCTCCACGAACGCAACTTCAACTTGCGATGAAATCACTTTCAGGAAAACTTGTTTATGTTGCGATATTTTTCTCAATATTTATTCCTCTTTTGGGAATTCTCAGGGGACAGAACTTTAAACAAATGGTTTTAACGGGGCTTTCTCTTTCTTTTGCAACAATCCCTGAGGAACTTCCAATTATCATAACTATGGTTCTTGCTCTTGGCTCTTACACTCTTTCAAGAAATAATTTACTCATTAAAAGACTTAGAGCCGCAGAAACATTGGGAACCGTGACGATTATCGTGACGGACAAAACAGGCACAATAACTGAGGGAAAAATGAAAGTTGCAAGTTTGTTTCCAGTTGGACAAGAGAAAGAGTTGCTTGAAAAGGCTTTTGCAGCAACCCCTCTGTATACAACAAATCCAATTGAAATAGCAATTGGAGAAAAGGCAAAGGAAATCGGCGTAAAACTTGACTCTGAAATTTATCGTGAAGGCGGCGTTAGAGGTGGAAGAAATACAAGGTCAAATATTAGAAAATCAAATGGCGTTTTCGAAGTTTTCACCATTGGAGCACCCGAGGATGTAATAAATATCTCAAAGGATGCACCATCTAATGTAAAACAGTTTTTAGATAATGAAGCAAGCCTCGGCAGAATGGTAGTAGGTGTAGCATATAAAAGAATTGATGAATCTCAAAAAGACAAGCCTTTTGAAGAAATTGAAAATGACATGGATTTTGTTGGATTGATAAGTTTTGAAGATCCACCAAGAGCAGGTGTTGAAGAAACAATCTCGAAGGTGAATAAAGCACATGTAAGAACAATGATTGTATCTGGTGATTATCCTCTTACGGTGAGTGCAATAGGGCATGCCGTTGGTATAAATTGCAATGAAGTAATAACAGGCGTTGAGCTTGACAAAATGAGTGACGAAGTGCTACGAGAGAAAGTAAAAAAATCTTGCATTTTTGCAAGATCCACTCCTCAACATAAGTATAGAATTGTTAAGGCATTACAGGATAATGGAGATGTTGTTGCGGTTACAGGCGACGGGATTAATGATGCTATCGCTTTAAAGGCTGCAGATGTTGGTATTGCGATGGGGATAAAAGGGACAGATGTTGCAAAAGAAGCAGCCGATGCTGTCCTTGCTGATGACAACTATATAACCATTACGAAAGGGCTCTTTGAAGGAAGAAAATTCTACGACAACCTTAAAAAAGGGATAAAATATTATCTTACAATAAAGAGTGCATTAATTCTCGTTTTCCTTATACCTGTAATATTGGGCTTGCCAATGCCATTTGCGCCTATTCTTATAATTGTGCTCGAGTTATTTATGGACCTTGCAGCATCAGCAGGATTCGTTGCAGAACCTGCAGAAAAAGATATCTATGTAAGACCTCCAAGGGATCCAAAAGAAAATTTATTTAACACAAGGACTCTATTGGATATAGCCGTAAGTAGCTTCTTACTTTTCATAGGAGTTCTTGGAGTATATCTCTATGCAAGACACATAACAACTGATGTTAAAGTTATGCAGACTTTTGCATTCTCTGCATGGATGTTTGGGTATGTGCTTCTTGCATTTACTTCACGCTCTGAGCATGAGCCGCTACTTTCTCAGGGAGTTTTCAAAAATATAATTATAGATCTCTGGGCAATACTTGCACTTGCATTTATCCTTATGGGAATATATGTCCCATCAATTGGAAACGCGCTCAACCTTGCGTATATTAAGCCGATTGAGTTATTCCTTGTCTTCTTGGTAATGTTTGTATTAATTGGCTTACTTGAATTGAGAAAATATATTGCCAAAAGAAGTTATTAA
- a CDS encoding chromate resistance protein ChrB domain-containing protein, which yields MKWVTRAHVHVDRVACPWLIARFIDSHAEFLFVAPSMVKSVAEETGAIPFDAEGVELGHKDGHCSFVTIIEKYGLKDPVLHKIAEIVNAADTGNLDKNPYAPGLEAIASGFSIMFPDDYENLENQFLVYDALYAFFKLKLAKENVK from the coding sequence ATGAAATGGGTTACAAGAGCGCATGTACACGTAGACAGGGTTGCCTGTCCATGGCTTATCGCAAGATTCATTGATTCTCACGCAGAGTTTTTGTTCGTGGCACCTTCAATGGTGAAGAGTGTAGCAGAAGAAACGGGTGCAATTCCATTTGATGCAGAGGGTGTAGAATTAGGTCACAAAGACGGACACTGTAGTTTTGTTACAATTATTGAGAAATACGGATTGAAAGACCCTGTCCTTCATAAAATTGCAGAAATTGTAAATGCTGCAGATACTGGCAATCTTGATAAGAATCCTTATGCACCAGGGCTTGAGGCAATTGCTTCTGGGTTTTCAATTATGTTCCCTGACGATTATGAAAATCTTGAAAACCAATTTTTAGTTTATGATGCCCTTTACGCATTTTTCAAATTGAAATTAGCAAAAGAGAATGTTAAATAA
- a CDS encoding DUF364 domain-containing protein encodes MGLYEDLIESVKTYHNEVVKDVRVGVVWSAVKSKGVGISLTYSNIYDEVEDAGNLVGKSVKELLQYMLTFNLTKVSIGVATFNSLFDKPKKYENVNMLDYIESIADNKRVVFVGHFPISESLRKRAKEVIILERTPREGDTIDTAAYYIIPDADIVAITGSTLSNKSLESLLSLKRKGITIVFGPSTPPSSVLFDYSVDIIGASIVKNPQFVLDAISQGGKLSNFKKHLEYIVLKKEAI; translated from the coding sequence ATGGGACTATATGAAGACCTCATCGAAAGTGTAAAGACATACCACAATGAGGTAGTAAAAGATGTAAGAGTTGGCGTTGTGTGGAGTGCGGTGAAGTCAAAAGGTGTTGGCATTTCTCTTACATATTCAAATATCTATGATGAGGTTGAAGATGCAGGAAATCTTGTAGGGAAAAGCGTAAAAGAACTTCTTCAGTATATGCTTACGTTTAACCTTACAAAGGTTTCAATTGGTGTTGCAACATTTAATTCTCTTTTTGATAAACCTAAAAAATATGAAAACGTAAACATGCTTGATTACATTGAAAGCATTGCGGATAATAAACGTGTTGTGTTTGTAGGACATTTTCCAATCTCAGAGTCTCTTAGGAAAAGAGCAAAAGAAGTGATTATCCTTGAGCGAACACCTCGTGAAGGAGATACAATTGATACAGCCGCATACTATATTATTCCTGATGCAGATATTGTTGCAATAACAGGCTCAACTTTATCAAACAAGAGCCTTGAAAGTCTTCTTTCGCTTAAAAGAAAAGGAATTACGATTGTTTTCGGGCCGTCAACACCACCATCATCGGTTCTTTTTGATTACAGTGTTGATATAATTGGTGCATCTATTGTAAAAAATCCACAATTTGTGCTTGATGCAATCTCTCAGGGTGGAAAACTTTCTAATTTTAAAAAGCATCTTGAATATATTGTTTTAAAGAAGGAGGCAATATAA
- a CDS encoding MFS transporter, producing MDIEELLEKRVSRSVQIKLVLISSIYWSIVAAGVMVLSLTLPKIAQTYGLQSTTASLIASSTFFGMLTGALLSGNIADIIGRKPLIGILVSIISIFSALSGLKINFSTLLLVRFITGFGLGGLLPVVNAYLTEFSPKVVRGRLLVILEGSWAIGSIIIGIVAITLGKTNYSVTYFVFLLGLLTLVFLKFIPESIKFLLKKGRIDEAKKNLILLGIDYDGVIEIKKESVLRVPILNLFREKYLAITLMVFYVWFVISFSYYAFFTWLPRVISSLIGTEITKSINYTFTMLVMQLPGYLLGAYIIETIGRKKSLFISLLGTSIMAFFFATSRTPNHILINGSLLTIFCMSAWGIIYAYTPELYPTEFRATANGSAGALARVAGILAPIFISSQFKNLTFAISTLGVILVIGGILVLVIGRETKGKSIG from the coding sequence ATGGACATAGAAGAACTTTTGGAAAAAAGAGTCTCAAGAAGTGTTCAAATTAAACTTGTATTAATTTCTTCAATTTATTGGAGTATCGTTGCAGCAGGTGTAATGGTTCTTAGCCTTACACTTCCAAAGATTGCGCAAACTTATGGATTACAAAGTACTACTGCAAGCCTAATTGCATCATCCACATTTTTTGGTATGCTTACAGGTGCATTGCTTTCAGGAAACATTGCAGACATTATCGGAAGAAAACCTTTAATTGGTATTCTTGTTTCAATTATCTCAATTTTTAGCGCTTTGTCAGGATTGAAGATTAATTTTTCAACACTTCTTCTGGTTAGGTTTATCACAGGCTTTGGGCTTGGTGGACTTTTACCCGTTGTGAATGCGTATTTAACAGAGTTTTCGCCAAAAGTCGTAAGAGGTAGGCTCCTTGTAATCCTTGAAGGCAGTTGGGCAATCGGTTCAATTATCATTGGCATTGTTGCAATTACCTTGGGGAAAACCAATTACTCAGTTACATACTTTGTATTTCTCTTAGGACTATTAACGCTTGTTTTCCTAAAATTTATCCCAGAATCAATAAAGTTTCTTCTCAAAAAAGGTAGAATTGATGAAGCAAAGAAGAACCTCATACTCTTGGGAATAGATTACGATGGTGTTATCGAAATTAAAAAAGAAAGTGTTCTCAGGGTGCCTATTTTAAACTTGTTCAGAGAAAAGTACCTTGCAATAACACTTATGGTCTTTTATGTTTGGTTTGTTATCTCTTTCTCTTATTATGCATTTTTTACATGGCTTCCAAGGGTTATTTCAAGTTTGATTGGAACTGAAATCACTAAATCCATAAACTACACCTTTACGATGTTAGTGATGCAACTTCCAGGGTACTTGCTTGGCGCATACATTATTGAAACAATTGGACGAAAGAAAAGTTTGTTTATTTCACTTTTAGGGACATCCATAATGGCATTCTTCTTTGCAACATCAAGGACACCAAACCACATTTTAATCAATGGAAGCCTTCTTACGATTTTCTGCATGAGCGCATGGGGTATAATCTATGCCTACACACCAGAACTCTATCCAACAGAATTTAGGGCAACTGCAAACGGATCCGCTGGTGCGCTTGCAAGAGTTGCAGGAATACTTGCACCAATTTTCATATCCTCTCAATTCAAAAACCTGACTTTCGCAATCTCGACACTCGGTGTTATCCTTGTTATAGGTGGCATTCTTGTCCTTGTAATAGGCAGGGAAACCAAAGGTAAGAGTATAGGATGA
- a CDS encoding FecCD family ABC transporter permease → MQNKNDIIFGKNESRFWGSLLLAIIVNIALVIVSIALGRFKISFKDILLFFVGKLEGVSKSVILDVRIPRIIAALLVGATLSQTGAVYQGIFNNPLVSSYILGVSSGAGFGAAMGILISNNVVVVETLAFTFGILAVLLTLSAARIKNDSITLVLAGFVVGSLFQSFTSFLKYVADPFSKLPQIVFWLMGSLAQITLRDIYIFGPMLFIFLVIVSFFGWKLNILSFGEEEAISLGENPKALKRTLIVITTLQTAIVVSLGGVIGWVGLIVPHMVRFVIGYDNRFVLPLSALFGSAFLLLIDTVSRTAFPSEIPIGILTGLIGAPLFVALIRKKK, encoded by the coding sequence ATGCAAAATAAAAACGATATTATATTCGGTAAAAATGAAAGTCGATTTTGGGGAAGTTTACTGCTTGCAATTATCGTAAACATAGCACTTGTAATTGTTTCTATTGCGCTTGGGCGTTTCAAAATAAGTTTTAAGGATATACTTTTATTTTTTGTAGGTAAACTTGAAGGTGTATCAAAGTCCGTCATTCTTGATGTAAGGATTCCGAGAATTATTGCAGCACTTCTTGTTGGTGCAACACTTTCACAGACAGGTGCCGTTTACCAAGGGATATTCAATAATCCGCTTGTTTCTTCATATATTCTGGGTGTCTCATCTGGTGCAGGGTTTGGTGCAGCAATGGGAATTCTTATTTCGAATAATGTTGTAGTGGTAGAAACTCTTGCCTTTACTTTTGGGATTCTTGCAGTTTTACTTACGTTGAGTGCCGCAAGAATAAAAAACGATAGCATCACCCTTGTTCTTGCAGGGTTTGTTGTGGGAAGCCTTTTTCAATCTTTTACGTCGTTTTTGAAGTATGTTGCAGATCCGTTTTCAAAGTTACCACAGATTGTTTTCTGGCTTATGGGAAGCCTTGCTCAAATTACACTTAGGGATATTTATATCTTTGGTCCTATGCTTTTTATATTTTTGGTTATTGTTTCTTTCTTTGGGTGGAAATTAAATATTCTTTCTTTTGGTGAAGAAGAGGCGATAAGTCTGGGGGAAAATCCAAAGGCGCTTAAACGCACCCTTATAGTTATAACAACGCTTCAAACCGCTATAGTTGTGTCTTTAGGTGGTGTTATAGGTTGGGTTGGACTTATAGTTCCCCATATGGTAAGATTTGTCATAGGATATGACAATAGGTTTGTGTTGCCTCTCTCTGCGCTTTTTGGGAGTGCATTTTTGTTATTGATTGATACAGTCTCACGAACGGCATTCCCCTCAGAAATCCCAATTGGAATTCTAACAGGTCTCATCGGTGCACCATTATTCGTTGCCTTAATAAGAAAAAAGAAGTAA
- a CDS encoding nucleoside-triphosphatase has protein sequence MYNLLTMNMPKAEKIEFVSDVPHLKVALKGVIGIGKTTVLSRVLSYISEPPFGFRTLPVIEGSALIGFELVNLRTLEKGIIGYFDDNFVIHPVTETFETVGLKALQDALKYGNIIVMDELGFLENNALHFKEMVFKVLESNKLVFYVVKSDLNEFLESALKKANRVFEVNKENRDTLPDEIWRYIWDYMKTSSKV, from the coding sequence ATGTATAATTTATTGACTATGAATATGCCAAAAGCGGAGAAAATTGAATTTGTTAGCGATGTGCCGCATTTAAAGGTTGCACTTAAAGGTGTTATAGGAATTGGTAAAACAACCGTCCTTAGTAGAGTTTTATCTTACATAAGTGAGCCTCCTTTTGGATTTAGGACTTTGCCTGTTATTGAGGGAAGCGCGCTCATTGGATTTGAGTTAGTAAATCTTAGAACTCTTGAAAAGGGAATAATTGGCTATTTTGATGATAATTTCGTGATTCATCCTGTTACGGAGACTTTTGAAACTGTTGGATTAAAGGCGCTTCAAGATGCACTTAAATATGGAAATATTATCGTAATGGATGAACTTGGATTTCTTGAAAATAATGCCCTCCATTTTAAAGAGATGGTTTTTAAGGTGCTTGAAAGCAATAAACTTGTCTTTTATGTGGTTAAATCCGACTTAAACGAATTTTTGGAAAGTGCACTCAAAAAGGCAAACCGTGTTTTTGAAGTAAATAAAGAGAATAGGGATACATTGCCTGACGAAATCTGGAGGTATATATGGGACTATATGAAGACCTCATCGAAAGTGTAA
- a CDS encoding MFS transporter, with the protein MKKSPLKGIIDFLGLNKTMLTMLIMVVFLGLGEKMAERFLPLYIIALGGSSISVAFLNGMDNLLSALYSFPGGYLSDRIGYKKSLIAFIVMAMIGYLIVIVFPGWKAVLVGAVFFISWSAISLPAIMSLVSKSVKKEKQTIGVSLHSLVRRIPMGLGPILGGILIGMYGKIVGVKIAFACAFVLGLMSIFFIKKYMAEDPAIMGKGMGLKESFSGINPDLRVLLASDILIRFAEQIPYAFVVLWVVDNLHFSALQFGVLTGIEMLTAMVVYIPIAFLADRYGKKPFVVITFGFFTIFPLLIYYSRTFEMLVFAFIIRGLKEFGEPARKSLILDLAPPSAKASTFGTYYLIRDVIVSMAAFSAGFLWNISPKVNFMTAFAFGITGTLFFLLFGKENRNES; encoded by the coding sequence ATGAAAAAAAGCCCATTAAAAGGTATAATAGACTTTCTTGGTTTGAACAAAACAATGCTCACTATGCTTATCATGGTGGTATTCTTAGGTCTTGGCGAGAAAATGGCAGAAAGATTCCTGCCTCTTTATATCATTGCCCTTGGTGGCTCATCAATATCCGTTGCATTTTTAAATGGAATGGATAACCTTTTAAGTGCTCTTTACTCTTTCCCAGGAGGTTATCTTAGCGATAGAATCGGCTACAAGAAATCATTGATTGCTTTCATTGTAATGGCAATGATAGGGTATCTTATTGTAATAGTCTTCCCGGGATGGAAAGCAGTGCTTGTGGGTGCAGTATTTTTTATTTCTTGGAGTGCAATATCACTCCCTGCTATTATGAGCCTTGTCTCAAAATCAGTAAAGAAGGAAAAACAGACAATAGGAGTTTCGCTACATTCCCTTGTTAGGAGAATACCTATGGGGCTTGGGCCTATCCTTGGTGGAATTTTAATAGGAATGTATGGAAAAATAGTCGGAGTTAAAATCGCTTTTGCATGTGCATTTGTTCTTGGTTTGATGTCGATTTTCTTTATAAAAAAATATATGGCGGAAGATCCAGCAATTATGGGCAAAGGGATGGGTCTCAAAGAATCTTTTTCCGGCATAAATCCTGACCTTAGGGTACTGCTTGCCTCTGACATTCTTATAAGGTTTGCAGAACAGATACCTTACGCATTTGTTGTGCTCTGGGTTGTTGACAACCTGCACTTCAGTGCGCTTCAATTTGGTGTGCTTACAGGCATTGAAATGCTAACTGCAATGGTTGTTTATATTCCAATAGCATTCCTTGCTGATAGATACGGTAAAAAGCCATTTGTGGTTATAACATTTGGCTTTTTTACAATATTTCCTCTTCTTATATATTACTCAAGAACTTTTGAAATGCTTGTTTTTGCCTTTATCATAAGAGGATTAAAAGAGTTTGGGGAGCCAGCAAGAAAATCTCTGATTCTTGACCTTGCGCCTCCCAGCGCAAAGGCATCAACATTTGGCACATATTATCTTATCCGCGATGTTATTGTGTCAATGGCAGCGTTCTCTGCAGGGTTTTTATGGAATATTAGCCCAAAGGTAAACTTCATGACCGCATTCGCCTTTGGCATTACAGGGACATTATTTTTCCTGCTATTTGGTAAAGAAAATAGGAATGAAAGTTAA
- a CDS encoding transcription repressor NadR — MKEKETRLKEILKLLEDNVPISGTILANKLGVTRQIIVQDIAVLKSRGYNIISTARGYILNKKAPKFVRLIAVRHEKGDIRKELEIIVSNGGEVLDVIVEHPVYGEIKGYLNIKTLDDIKSFITAMETAHAEPLLTLSHGIHLHHIGADGEEILDKIEEKLKNEGILL; from the coding sequence ATGAAGGAGAAGGAAACTCGCCTCAAGGAAATTTTAAAACTACTTGAAGATAATGTGCCTATAAGTGGCACTATCCTTGCAAATAAATTAGGTGTAACCAGGCAAATAATCGTTCAGGACATTGCAGTTCTTAAAAGTAGAGGCTATAATATCATTTCAACTGCAAGAGGATATATCCTTAACAAAAAAGCGCCTAAATTTGTAAGACTTATTGCAGTAAGGCACGAAAAAGGTGATATTAGGAAGGAACTTGAAATTATTGTTTCAAATGGAGGAGAGGTGTTAGATGTGATTGTCGAGCACCCAGTTTACGGAGAAATAAAAGGATATTTAAATATAAAGACACTTGACGATATAAAATCATTTATCACTGCAATGGAAACAGCACATGCAGAACCACTTCTAACCCTCTCCCACGGTATTCACCTTCACCACATAGGTGCAGACGGAGAAGAGATTCTTGATAAAATTGAAGAGAAATTAAAAAACGAGGGGATTTTGCTTTAA